From the genome of Papaver somniferum cultivar HN1 chromosome 2, ASM357369v1, whole genome shotgun sequence, one region includes:
- the LOC113351313 gene encoding uncharacterized protein LOC113351313, producing the protein MDELFDDEVMSQILARVPAEQVTSLKVMNKRWNSLISSDIFVRRFNSIIRPVFGLFHHSTGSKIIKFFSFDVNGKDILSSRNLFVTDGTGLTVLEPENPYRGPSVDIVASSGGLLLVRSGNKIYVCNPLTLSSKPIKLPWFYSDDDKPRFGLVINSINDPISRSLSNYKVICVYGHENILGFTIFSPETMKWRLSNWKFNCSGEEIFERLDSVYHRGALHWLSSTHILAFHVEEERSWKIELPPNMVIGCIGNCPNTWFGIAEEAVNILSISDKEIIVWVLEDYENSEWQIRRRIKKTWRNFTSDRISSIPTFYDGERLVLVLLKKVAGNYQYHALIKNIRSGAERTKRLEDWLGAPRKYIPYAGTLAKM; encoded by the coding sequence ATGGATGAATTGTTTGACGACGAAGTTATGTCCCAAATTTTAGCACGAGTCCCTGCGGAACAAGTAACATCGCTTAAGGTAATGAACAAAAGATGGAATTCATTAATCTCTAGTGATATCTTCGTTCGGCGTTTTAATAGTATCATTCGTCCTGTTTTTGGTTTATTTCATCATTCGACAGGTTCAAAAATTattaaatttttctcttttgatGTTAACGGCAAAGATATACTAAGCTCTCGCAATCTTTTTGTCACGGATGGTACGGGTCTTACTGTTCTCGAACCGGAAAACCCTTACAGGGGGCCAAGCGTAGATATTGTAGCTTCTTCCGGTGGGCTTCTTTTAGTACGTTCAGGGAACAAAATTTATGTATGTAACCCGTTAACCTTAAGTAGCAAACCTATTAAACTTCCATGGTTCTATTCTGACGATGATAAACCTAGGTTTGGATTAGTCATTAACAGTATTAATGATCCAATCAGCCGGAGTTTATCTAACTACAAAGTGATTTGTGTCTATGGCCATGAAAATATTCTTGGTTTCACGATTTTCTCACCTGAAACAATGAAGTGGAGACTTTCGAATTGGAAATTTAATTGCAGCGGTGAAGAGATATTTGAAAGGCTCGACTCCGTTTATCATCGAGGAGCTTTACATTGGTTGAGTAGCACACATATACTTGCTTTTCATGTAGAGGAAGAACGAAGCTGGAAAATAGAATTACCACCAAACATGGTAATAGGTTGTATTGGAAACTGCCCAAATACTTGGTTTGGAATTGCTGAAGAGGCAGTTAATATATTATCAATTTCTGACAAAGAAATAATCGTCTGGGTGCTTGAAGACTATGAAAATAGCGAGTGGCAGATTAGGAGAAGGATTAAAAAAACTTGGCGCAACTTTACTTCTGATAGGATTTCCAGTATACCAACCTTCTACGACGGCGAACGATTAGTGCTTGTATTGCTGAAAAAAGTCGCGGGAAATTATCAGTACCATGCACtaataaaaaatattagatcaggAGCCGAAAGGACCAAGCGCTTAGAAGATTGGCTAGGTGCTCCTAGGAAATATATTCCTTACGCGGGTACTCTAGCGAAGATGTAA